TCAACGCCCAGAACTTGCCCAGGGTCTGCACCGCGCCAAAGAACTGGTCCACGTCCACCGGCTTCACCACGTACGCGTTCACGCCCATGTCCCAGCTGCGCGCCAGGTCGCTTTCCTCGCGCGAGGACGACAGGATGACCACCGGCAGGCGCTTGAGTTCGTCGTGTTCGCGGATCTGCCGCAGCACTTCCAGTCCGTCCATGCGCGGCATCTTGATGTCCAGCAGCAGCACCGCCGGCAGGCCCTCCTCGCGGCCGGACCACGCACCGCGGCGCAGCAGGTAGTCCATTACTTCCACGCCGTCCTCGACGTGCACGATGGGATTGGCCAGGCGGGCTTCCTGCAGTGCGTCGATGGCCATTTCAGCGTCGGCCGGGCTGTCTTCGGCCAGGAGAATGGTACGCAGCGTCGTCATGCGGAGGGCCCTTGGTTGACTGCATCCA
Above is a genomic segment from Stenotrophomonas sp. ESTM1D_MKCIP4_1 containing:
- a CDS encoding response regulator, producing the protein MTTLRTILLAEDSPADAEMAIDALQEARLANPIVHVEDGVEVMDYLLRRGAWSGREEGLPAVLLLDIKMPRMDGLEVLRQIREHDELKRLPVVILSSSREESDLARSWDMGVNAYVVKPVDVDQFFGAVQTLGKFWALINQAPELE